GTGCTCCCGGCGGGCACTCGAAAGGCTCCGGCCTGAGTTGAGCCCCCGTACATCCAGCAGCCATCGCCGCTGTCAGCGTCACGGCTCGACACCACGCTGGGAATGTCGGGTCTGTCGCGGCGGGGGCCGACGACTGGCCGCGTACGTTGCGTGTTGGCTTGAGTGCATCCGGCGGCTTGCTCTTCACTGTGGATCCTTCCTTCTGGGGGGTGGCAGGAGCGGCGAGGAGGGGGGCTGCCGCTTGTGGAGGTGCAGGCGCGGATACAGCAGGGACGTTCACGGGAGGCTGCACTGGGAGCGGTGGGGGCAGGCCCGGGGTGGTGGCCACACCGGGTGGGGCCTGTGGCGGCTGGGAGGGGTGTCCTTCTCGGAGGAGCCCAGAGGCAGCCGCAAGGGCCAGCACGACGGCACTTACCACTCCTACGAGCACCCACGGCTTGGGCCAACGACGGATGCGCTCCAGCATGATGCCTGGCACCGCCCGTACCTGAGGCCAGCCCTGCAACGCAGGGGGCTCCAGCTCAGCCAGCTCGTCGGGCGGAACGGCCCCCTCGGGGGCGGGAGCTCTTTGCTCCGAGGGAAGGTGCACAGGTGCTGCGTATTCCGACCCTGGGTGCTCCGCGAATTCCGCCAATTCGCGCCGGACGGCCTCCATGTTCTCGGGCCGATGCTTGGGGTCGAGCTCTAGGAGGTTCATCACCGTGTCGCTCAGGGCGATGGGCACGCGCGGATTGGC
Above is a window of Hyalangium minutum DNA encoding:
- a CDS encoding serine/threonine protein kinase; translation: HARTLREVLVLLMLDHPNIVKPRAFGYLPDGRVYFVLEYVDGWTLEQWVERTHPTAQEIARVFMKIAGAVAYLHGKGVKHRDLKLKNVLIRREDGEPILIDFGAATYEHAEELTGAGLPPGTDRFRAPEALGFLRRLGRAGKERYSFQVADEIFSLGVMLYDVLTDPRPTEHKGKTPLNSPTRLIPFSSPQRANPRVPIALSDTVMNLLELDPKHRPENMEAVRRELAEFAEHPGSEYAAPVHLPSEQRAPAPEGAVPPDELAELEPPALQGWPQVRAVPGIMLERIRRWPKPWVLVGVVSAVVLALAAASGLLREGHPSQPPQAPPGVATTPGLPPPLPVQPPVNVPAVSAPAPPQAAAPLLAAPATPQKEGSTVKSKPPDALKPTRNVRGQSSAPAATDPTFPAWCRAVTLTAAMAAGCTGAQLRPEPFECPPGA